The following is a genomic window from Acidisarcina sp..
AATACAACCTGCAGGCCTTACCCGTGCTCGACAGCGCGCAACATCTGGTGGGCGTCATTCAGGCAGATCATGTGATCGCATTTCTGCGGCAGGAAAAATGACCTTTTTAAAACGCTGGAAAGTCAGACTTCTACTCTTCCTCGCGGTGCTGGGCCCCGGCTTCATTACCGCAAATGTAGACAACGATGCTGGCGGCATCCTGACCTACTCTCAGGCAGGTGCGCAGTTCGGTTATACCCTGCTCTGGACGATACTGCCAATCACCCTCGCCCTTATCGTGGTGCAGGAGATGTGCGCCCGCATGGGCGTCGTTACCGGCAAGGGCCTATCCGACCTGATTCGCGAGGAATTCGGCCTTCGCGTGACCTTCATCGTGATGGTGCTGCTGGTTATTGTGAACTTCGGCAATGTCATAGCCGAGTTCTCCGGCATTGCGGGAAGCCTGCAGCTCTTTCATGTCAGCAAGTACCTGTCCGTCCCGGCCTGCGCGGCCCTGGTGTGGTACGTCGTCGTCAAGGGCGACTACAAGAGCACGGAAAAGATCTTTCTCGTCGCCTCGCTTGTCTATATCGCATATATCTTTGCTGGAGTACTCTCTGGACCGAGCTGGCATGAGGCGATCCTCTCGACTGTCAAGCTTCCCCCCAGCACGATGTGGCACGAGCGCACGTATGTCTACATGGTGATTGGCGTCATCGGAACCACCATTGCGCCCTGGATGCAGTTCTACCTGCAGGCATCGATCGTGGAAAAGGGCATCAGTATTCGCAGTTATGCTGCCTGCAGGCTTGATGTCATTGTCGGCAGCTTTTTCACCGATATCGTGGCGTGGTTCATCATCGTTGCATGCGCGGCAACCCTGTTTGTGCATGGTCTGGGCGCAATTCAGGTTCCCGCCGATGCCGCTGAGGCCATGAAGCCCCTGGCGGGACCATACGCCTTCCTGCTCTTTGCCTTTGGGCTCTTCAACGCCTCGCTCTTCGCGGCATCCATCCTTCCCCTCTCCACGGCTTACACGGTCTGCGAAGGGCTGGGACTGGAATCAGGAGTCGACAAAAGCTTCAAGGAAGCTCCCTTCTTCTACTGGCTCTATACGCTGCTGATTGCGGGCGGCGCCGCTATCGTTCTCATCCCGAATTTTCCGATGGTCAAGATCGTCATCTTGTCGCAGGTGCTGAACGGCGTTCTGCTTCCGGTCGTCATCATTCTGATGCTGATGCTGATTAACCGTAAAGACCTGATGGGCGAGCACGTCAATTCCAAATGGTTCAACGCGATTGCCTGGCTCACAGCCATCATCGTCATTGGACTGTCCATCGCCATGCTGTTCACGGCGGCCGGAACCTAAGAATAGGACTTGGAAATTGTTGTCAGCTTAGTGGCGTAGTGGGGCAACAGCACCCATTCTTAGAGAAGCTTTCCAGCCGCCAGATCGCGAATCAAGCTTCGATCCGCCGCTAGAAAGTCATACGAGGGCAGATCCTTCAGCTGGCACCAGCGCAAGTCATGAAAGATTCGGTTCGTCAGCTCGCCCGCAAAATTGCGGACCGCGAAGAACTGAAGATCCACCGCGCCACCGCTGCGGTAAGTATGCCGTAGCTGGATGATGCGTTCGCCAATTGTGGCGTCAATGCCCAGTTCCTCTTCTAGTTCCCGCTTCAGGGCCTGCTCCGGGCTCTCTCCCGCTTCAATCTTTCCGCCGGGGAACTCCCACTTGAGCGCCATTGGCTGGTCGGGGCGCCGCTGGCAGACAAGTACCCGGTCCTCACGCAGGATCAGTGCGGCAACCACCAGGCGAACCTGCTTGTTGCCAACTGCATAGCCGTTATGTGTCTCGTTGTCTTGCACGTCACTATTTTAGACGCTCAACAGATTCTTCCCTAGCCTCGGGGCCTTTCTGTTTTCGTCCAGTGGCACCAGCGCGTTAACCCTTAGAAGCCGACGCGGGGTAAAAGACGGGCCAGCCGCTGCTCGTCGCAACCTGCACCAGTTCCACGCTCGGATTTACCGCGAACGGATGTTTGGCAATTCGCAGCATGGCTACGTCATGGATCGAGTTTCCGAAGACCGCATCAGGATCGGAAATCCCGGCCCTTTCCAGCGCAAGCTGCTTTCCTTCGTCCGTTGGGACATCCATAAGGTCGCTGGTGATGATGCCATCTTTTACCTTTACGCGAGCTGCCAGGATCCGCTCCGGAGGAATCTGAAACACCTTCATTCCCTCTTCGATCACCCAGTTGTTGGTAGAGCTCACAGCCCAGATCGCGGTTCCCAGCGAGCGTAGCCTTTCGACCACGATGCGCATCGTCGGAAAGATGTCGTCTCCGATATGCGTGCGGAAATACTCGGCGGCGGCCCTGCGAATCTCCTCCTCGCGCAGCCCGGCGTAAATCTGCACCATCTCTCCGCACATTTCCAACTCGGAGACCCCGCCGCTGCGGTATAGGCGGTAGCGCGAATCGATCCAGTCGCTGGCATTTCTTGAAACCAGCCCCTGGTCGAGCGACCACACCATGAAGCCGTAGCCTGCGTCGCCGCTCCACAACGTGCCATCACAATCAAAAACCGCCACTGCCGGCTTCATCGCAAGCGTGGTGTCTAGTAATTCCGCATCTGAGAGCTGAACGACCCCTGTATTTTGAACGCTGATCACAACGGTGCTGCTCCTCTTGGCTTCGAGCCGATTTTGGCCCTACCTCCATTGTGAAGGATGAGAAGGCTTTTTGCACGATAACGTGCCATAAATCGGGCTGACGGCAAAATACCCTCTCAGCAATTCCGCTGCGATTCACGGGAACGCAATATTTCCCTACCCGCAACCTTCCGACGATCCCAGCTAAAGCGCAGGCATTCTAATCCGCCAGTTCCCGTAGATGGATCAACTCCGAACTGTTGCCTTCTGGCAGGCTCACACCCAACCCGTGCTGCAGGAGTTCGGCACCAGTGGCCGTTCTGTCTGCCGAGGTGTGGTCTTGAAAGCGGAGGCTGTATCTACGATCCGGACGAAGCCCCTGCAGAACAAAGGAGTGGCGATCCTCATCCGGACCGGACCCGCGAAACGCATATACGACTCCATCTCCCCGCCGCGGGTCGAAATACTCAATGCCATCCCAGTGAACGCCATCCGGCCGCTGAGAGATGTGGTACAGATTTGCATCGCGGATCAATGGCCGCAATTCATTCTTGTAAAGAGCAAACTCCTGCTTGGCGGTGTCATGCTGGGACGGCGTCCAGGCGTTCGTATCCTGCATAATGGTCAACCAACCCATCATCCCGCTGCGCAGCATGTACCGGAAATTTTCGATGGTTGGAGTCGGCCATTTTTGCACATAGTCCTCCAACATGGCCGCCGGCAAAACCTGGCTTGTGTCATAGAAAGCCTGCCGGTTCGACAGCGGATCATAGGAGTCCGTAATGGAAAAATAGTCGCCGTGTGCTGCACTGCCAAAGTCCACCATGCGCCCGCCATCGTTGCAGATCTCCAGCAGCAGTTCAGGATGCTCTCGTCGCAGATGCGAATAGATGTCGTAGTAGGCTCGCACCGCGTGGTAGTTTACGTCGGTCGAGTTCGCTGTATCCGGCATGTTGATGCCGCTGCCATTCACGCTCGACATCGACGGCGGGGCCTGCGCCATATGAGGATGATCGCTGCGGGCACAGTTTTTCGCCACCACATAGCCATCGTGTTCGAGCATATCCAGGCGATACTCGCGCACGATGCGCATGACCTCGCGCTGCGCGTAATCCCGGGCCGCAGGCAAACCGAGATCCGTCGTTCTCCCTACAAATTCATCCGGCTTCCAGTCGGCAGGCGCATCGGCCACCAGCCAGTCTCGAGTCTTTGGATTGTGCACATTCAAAGCTTCGGCTTCAGTGCTGACCCCTGCCTGCGCCCAGTCCACCCAGATGCCAAACTTGAGACCGCTCTTATGAGCCTCCTCCGAAAGAGCAGCAAGGCCATGCGGAAACTTCTTCTCGTCCGGATACCAGTCGCCTACTCCGCGAAACCACCCTGCATCGAGGTGAAACATCTCCAGCCCCAACTCTGCCGAGTCCCGGATCATGCGATGCGATAACTCTTCGTTCACTTGCATTCCGCTGCCCCAACTATTGTTCGTCAGCAACGGATAATGCGGGTCCTGCCATGTCACCGGATTCGTTAGAACCTGCCGCACCCAGGGGCGCAGAACGTTTCCTAATCCGTCGCGACCGCCGCTGAATCCGCCGACAAATACAGTCGGCGCATCAAAGCTCTCGCTTGGCAACAGCCGCGTGCGGAATGGACCGGGATCCGGATTCAAACCCGCCGCTCCCCGGATGAAGTTGCCCTCCCTCTGCAGACTCAACCGCGTACGCCCACTGAACTCCACCCCGACATACCACCCATCCCCGGAACTGCTGGCACGTTCCACCATGAACCAGGGAATGATTTCGGTCTCACCATCTCTCGCATAGGAACTCGATGTTCCCTTCCACCGATAGCCAACCGGAACCGCCAAGTGATGCGTCCCGATCGCAGATGGCTTCCCCGCCCCCTTATCGACGTAGAGATGTTCGAGCGCAACTCCTGGCCCCACGTGCCACTCGAAGCGAAAACTATCCTGCAAGGGAATTTGAATCTCTCGTGTGCTGAGATTTTCTATATGGATGCTGTGCTCAATTGGGCCGCTCGCGGCTGCAGCCTTCCACTCCCACGAAAGACGCAAGTGAGGAGAAGCGGATTCGTACACAAAGACGACGTGCTGAGGATCCGAGTGACTGGCGCCGCGATTGAGCCTCCATTGCAACGGCACAGAGCGGCCATCCATATCCACGAACGCGATCGGGGTTTCGGAAGCTCCATTGATCCATGCTGCGGATCGACCAGTTTTCAAGCTGACAACGCGAGGAGCATGCTCGCCGGCTGCCAGTTGCAAAGTAGTCTGCTGGGTCTGGAGCATCGCAGAAATCTGTCCGAAAGCAGCACCCGCCCAGCCGAGACAAACGATCCATAAGCAACACCTAATTACTCGTCGATACATACCCGTCCCTCGGAGTCAAACATTGAACGGGTCGGCCCTTCGAAAACAACAAAGAATTTGCTTTCACCGCTCCCCGTCGATACTAATAGATCTGTCCCGGCCGTCGGGGAGGCTTTGCCACAATCCGCACACTGAGCTGCGTCAAGGAAGGATTTGTAGATGAAGCTGATTCGCTTTGGCAATTTGAATGAGGAGCGCCCGGGCTTGCTCACCGACGACGGCAGGCGGATCGATCTCTCTGGACACTTCGAAGACTGGAATCCGACGTTTTTTCGGCGAAGAGGTTTGGCCGCACTCTCGGACCTGCTGGCTCAGACGGACCCGTCTCAATTTGCCGTCGTGGACGAAGCCGTGCGCCACGGCTCTCCTGTCGCTCGTCCCGGAAAGGTGATCTGCGTCGGTCTGAATTACTCAGACCACGCAGCCGAGGCTGGAATGGCCCTGCCCAAAGAACCCATTCTTTTCATGAAGGGCTCGAATACCGTGGTCGGCCCCTACGACAACATACTGATTCCCCGGCGCAGCACCAAGACAGACTGGGAGGTCGAGCTGGGCATAATCATCGGGAAGGATGCACGGTACTTGAACAGCGTCGTTGAAGCGCCAGACTATATCGCTGGTTATTGTGTGTCGCACGACGTCTCTGAGCGGGAATTTCAATTAGAGCGCGGAGGCCAATGGACGAAGGGCAAGAGCTGCGATACCTTCAATCCGCTGGGGCCCGCACTGATCACTCCCGAAGAGATTCCCGATGTGCGATCCCTGGCGATGTCGCTTTCGGTCAATGGAGAAAGACGGCAGAGCGGAAATACCGGCACAATGATCTTTGATGTATACACGCTGGTCTATTACATCTCACAATTTATGACTCTTGAGGCCGGCGATCTGATTTCGACTGGCACGCCGCCAGGTGTAGGGATGGGCATGAAGCCACCACAATTTCTCAAAGCTGGCGACATAGTCGAACTCTCCATCGATGGCCTTGGCTCACAAAGGCAGGTCTGCATGGCGGAGCCTCTCAGCTAAGCGACCGCACCTCCCGTCAGCAGCAGCTCCCCTGCAGCACTCGGGCTGATCGTTTTCTTCCCGCCCAATCTCGTATCTTTCCTATACAATTGCTCCCGGAAAACGTTTCCCACGGAGGATCGCGTCTATGTCCTGGCAGCATGCCCTCTCTCGATCTGCTGTCCTGCTATGCCTGCCGCTCGCTGCGGCGCTCTATGCTCAACAGGTTCCCGCCTCCCAGAATACGGCTCTGCTGGAAGTCCATCTGCAAAAGCCCACCGCCAAAGTCAGCCCCATGCTCTATGGCCTGATGACAGAGGAGATCAACTACTCCTACGATGGCGGCCTCTACGGGGAATTGGTCAGCAACCGCTCTCTAAGCGAGAAGAGTTGGATGGGACCACCGCACTGGCTTGTCGTACAAAAGGGAGATTCCCTGGCATCGATCGAACTGGACAAAGCGAACGGCCCCAGTGCGGCTCTCACCAACAGCTTGAAGCTCATTGTTCGTAAAGCGGATGCCGGGAACCCCGCAGGCGTTGAAAATGACGGCTTCTGGGGATTTCCTGTCCGAGCGCGCACAACCTTCCAGGGATCCCTTTACGCCAAGGCCGACAGTGCCTCCGTGGGTTCCATTACCGTGAGCCTGGTCAGCAACGACACGGGCCGCGTGGCCGCATCTGCCGTCGTGCCCGCGCCTGCAAGCGAGTGGAAGAAGTACGATTTTGAACTTAAGACTGGTGAGGTGGCTACCTCTTCCGCCTACCATCTCCTGCTTTCTGTGGAGCACCCCGGCAGCGTCTGGTTCGATCTTGTTTCGCTCTTCCCTCCGACGTATCACAATCGCCAGAATGGCAATCGCATCGACCTGATGGAAAAGATGGCGGCCATGAAGCCAACCTTCCTGCGCCTTCCTGGCGGGAATTATCTTGAAGGCAACCACATCTCTGAGCGGTATGACTGGAAGAAGACCATCGGCCCGCTGGTCGACCGTCCAACTCACCCAAGCCCCTGGAACTACCATTCTTCGGATGGAATGGGTCTGCTGGAATTTCTTGAGTGGTGCGAAGACCTTCGCATCCAACCTGTGCTGGCGGTGTACGCCGGTTACTCGCTCATGGGCGAGCATGTCAATCCCGGAACTGACCTTCAACCGTACGTACAGGATGCGCTCGACGAAATCGAATACGTCACGGGTAGCACCAGCACCACGTGGGGAGCCGTCCGAGCAAAGAATGGTCATCCTCAACCGTTCCCTCTTACCTATGTAGAGATCGGAAATGAAGACTGGTTTGATAAGTCTGGCAGCTACGATGAGCGCTACGCACAATTCTACAAAGCCATCAAAAAGCAATACCCCAGCCTGCAATTGATCGCGACCACTCCCGTCAAGGGCATCACTCCGGACGTGATCGATGACCACTATTACAAGCACGCTGTCGAGTTCTACGACGACGTGCACCACTATGACAAAACCGACCGCAACGGACCCAAGATCTTTGTTGGCGAGTGGGCAACGCGCGAAGGTTCTCCCACGCCCAACTTTGGCGCTGCTCTTGGCGACGCTGCGTGGATGACCGGCATGGAACGGAACAGCGACATCATCGTCATGGCTAGCTATGCGCCCCTGCTGGTCAACGTCAACCCGGGTGGCATGCAGTGGGAATCCGACCTCATCGGCTATGATGCGCTCACCAGCTACGGCTCGCCGAGTTACTATGCGCAGGTCATGTTCGGCAGTCACATTGGAACCGAGGTTCTCGACTCCAGGCTTGACGGTGCCGGACCACGCATCTTCTATTCCGTAACCCATGATCCGGCCAGGGGATTGTTGATCCTGAAGCTAGTCAATGGGTCGTCAATACCTCAGCCGCTTGAGATCAAGCTGGCCGGAGCGACGCAGGTAAAGCCCACTGCAACCCTCGTGAGTTTGAGCGCACACACCACGGAGGAGACAAATTCCATCTCCGACCCAACGCGGATTGTTCCGATCCAAAGCACCCTCAAAACAGCCGGGGCAGACTTCCATCACGTCATTCCGGGCTACTCCATCCAGGTACTGGAATTGTCGGTGAAATAGCTTCTCCGTAGCATCCGGTTTGTTGCTGACTGGCACAAATCCACGGCTCTCTCAGCGGGATTGTGCCGGTCAGTCGCGACGGCTACATCTGTAACGAAGGTATCTGTTGCAGATCGCGCGCGGCCTGCAGCACACTATCCGGCCTGCCAAGATCGCGCCAATAATATTCATTGGCGTCAAACGCAAGAATCTTTTCCCCCTCTCCTGCCAAGTGCAGGTACGTCGAAATGATGGAGAAGATTCCCTCGTCCATTCTCGAAAAAATGCGCGGCGAGAGAATATGAACCCCAGAGAACGCGCGCGCCTGTGTCCGCTGCGCCCGTCGAACCAGCTCCGTCGTCCCGTCCCGCCCCGATCGCCGGCCGCAAAGCCGCATCTGTTCATCGAATAGCAGGTAGCGGGAGGTCTCACGATCCTGTACCGCCAGCGTGGCCAGCGCATCCGCTTCCTTGTGAAATTGCGTCATCCGCTGCAGATCAATCGTGCTCAAGACGTCTACATTATGCAATAGGAATGGCCGCCCGGCATCTTTCGAATCCTCAAGAAAAAAACCTGCAGCTCTTTTCAAGCCGCCGCCAGTATCCAGCAGAGTCTCTTCGCGGGAGATTTCGATCCGCATGCCGAAGTTCTTATTCTTTTCGAGATACTCGACAATCATGTCAGCGAAGTAATGCACATTTACGATCACCTCGCGAACTCCAAACTCGCGCAGGCGAAGCAGCGTAATCTCCAGCATGGTTCGTCCAGCAACTTCCACCAGCGCCTTGGGACGGGAATCCGTGAGAGGCCGCAAGCGCGTGCCCAGACCAGCAGCAAGAATCATTGCTTTCATCTCGGCCAGTTCTCCTGTTCACGATGCTGCAAAAGTACCTCCACCCCGCTGCTACCCTGCAAATGCTTCGCCAGCCGTTCTGCCAGATAAACGGATCGATGCTGCCCGCCGGTGCAACCGAACGAGACCATAAGATTCTTGAAGCCGCGGCGCTGATAATTGCTTACGCTGGCGTCTACCAATGAAAAAGCATGATCGAGATACTGGTGCACGCTTTCCTGCTCATTCAAGTAGTCGATGACCGCTGAGTCTCTGCCAGTCAACTTCTTAAAACGTGCCTCACGGCCAGGATTCGGGAGACTCCGCGCATCGAATACGAATCCCCCTCCATGTCCCGTATCATCCTTTGGCAAGCCACGGTGAAAGGAGAAGCTGAAAATCCGTACCGTAATACTTGCTGCCGGAGTGGCCAGATCCTGCAATTTCTCCGATGCCAGCATGCCCCTGAAAGCTGCCATCAGCGCCGGAAGAGCGATCGGGAGTTGCACATAGTCGAGCAGCCAGCGCAGATTGTTGAGCGCATACGGAACGCTCTGCAAAAAATGAGATTTGCGCTCATAGAAGCCACGAAATCCATAGGCACCCAGCGCCTGCATGATTCGCACGTAGACGTAGGCATAGTAGTACCGCATGAACTTTTCGCGATCCAGATCAAGAAAACCAGATAACGTATCCAGGTAGTGATCGAGTAATTGCTGTCGAAGGGCTGGTGGCAAATCCGCTTTGGCGTCATAGAGCAGAGATGCAATGTCATACTGCAAAGCTCCGCGACGCCCCCCTTGATAATCCACAAAGAACGGAGACCCGTCTCGCAGCATCACATTGCGCGACTGGAAATCGCGATAGAGAAAGTAGTCGTGATCCGCGCTTAACAGGAACTTCGTTAAGCGGCTGAAGTCATCTTCCAGCGCTTGCTCATTGAAGGCGATGCCTGCGAGCCGTAGGAAGTAATACTTGAAGTAGTTCAAATCCCAGGCGATCGACTGGCGATCGAAGCTGGCTCGCGGATAGCATACCTTGTAATTCAGATCGCGCCCTGCCTCGACTTGAAAGCGCGGCAAAACCTCCACAACCCTGCGATAGGCTTCTACGGCCTCCGGAGCAATGATTTCGCCGTTGCGGTTCCGCGATAAAAACTCAAATAAAGTGGTGTCCCCCAGGTCTTCTTCGAGGTACGCGCCCTGGCTCAGATCCTCGATATAAATCTCCGGCACGGGCAAACCATAGCGGCGAAAGTGTCTGGAAAACTCAAGAAAGGCAACGTTCTCTTCCCTTACGTCATACAGAACTCCGATAGCACTGACAGAGCCATTCTTGAGCCGGATGATCTTCCGCCCCGAACCGCCGAGTTGCCCCTGCAGCGGTTGTACCTGCTCCACCGGCAGGGTGAAATGCTTCTCGAAAAGCCTTTTCAGAACATCCATAAAATATGAGTTTCCAGCGAATCGGAGGAATGAACTACCCGCGGATCCTTGAATGGAGATGCACGCAGGCACTGCAGAGGGGGGTGACCCTCTTTACAATATGCCTTCGTAGCTCATCCAAAGTGTAGCGCAAACTTCTTTGCAGCCGGGAGCCTGCCTAAGACAGCCTTTCCTGCAATTGAAAGATCCCTGATGCTTGCATATCCTTGCTAAGTAATTAGAAGCAGTTGGTTGATACTTCCACTGCCACTCGATATCGTCAACGTGGGGTCTTGAAAATGCAGTTCTCCTGGCGTCTGGGATTACGCTTAGTTCTGGTGGCCATCGCGGCAGCATTGCTTTGGGTTCGGTTCAGCTCGCCTCGCCACCCCAAGATTCCCGCGGTCAAACCGCCTACAGATCTGTCTCTCACCATGCCTCTTAACGAGCCTGGAGGCGGCGAAGCCCCCGCTGACTCCTATGAGGTCTATTCCGATCTCTATAAGGCCCCTATGGATGAACCGTTAGCATTCGCGGATGAGTCTTGGACGGATATTCCACAGGTGGACGGAACCTGCCTGAAACCAACGACCCCTGCGGAACACGAGATGGTGGACGGTTTCGATGCGGGCAATCGCCAGAGGCATCACTGGGAACAAAAATTCTCCATTCCCCAGGGCTATCAGCTACTACCCCAGCGCGAAGTATCTGTGGCCCAGCAATGTTTAGCAGCGCATTCGAGCGATGCGCAATGCGAGAAATACAAGACGCTCCGCTACGTGCGCCTGCTGGGAATTCCCGCATTCGACCACACCCACACCCGTGCGCTGGTCTCTGTAGCAAAGAGCTGTGGCGTCCACTGCGGAAGCGGCGGAGTCTTCGCGGTCGAGAAAGTCAATGGAAAATGGCAGCGATCCGAAACGACAGATTTTATTCGCGACTGCAGTTGGATGTATTAGCAATAAGCTGAAACAGGCTAGCCGAGTACCGAATCGAACGACAACACTGGTCGCACCAAACCATGCCTATACATGGATGGTCGGAGATGAAGTGAAGATCAAAATCGATGTAGAGGCTGTCCGCGCATAGTTTTCAATAGCAAGGGCTCAACTCGCAAGCAGCGCACATGGCCGCCGCTTGTAACCGTATGCTCGCACGGAAGCGCCAAACCTTCCTTGTCAGCGGATGCTTCGTTGCAGCCGGTGGCGGCGTCCTTCCTTACTCGCGCAAACCACACTACAGAGAGCAATATGGTATTAGGGGGATATTCACGGTGATCGTGAACTTTGCCGAACGGGCACATAACCATAACTGGAACCTGGACCCGGTCACACGGTCCCTGCTTGACACTGATTTCTACAAGTTGCTTATGCTCCAGTTCATCTGGAAGCATTTCCCCCGCACAAGGGCGACGTTTGAGTTGATCAACCGTACCTCCAACGTCAGACTCGCGGATCGCATCTCGCTTGAGGAAGTAGTGGCCCAGCTTGAGCAGGCTCGCCAATTACGCTTCCGCAAGTCCGAGTTGATCTGGCTCGCTGGAAACACCTTTTACGGAGTCCGGGGCATCTTCGAACCCGCATTTCTTGCATGGCTGGAGGACGATTTTCGCCTGTCTGATTATGAAGTCTCGATCAAGGACGGCCAGTTTCTTTTGAAATTTGATGGCCTGTGGACCGACACCACCATGTGGGAGATCTACGGTCTCTCAATCCTGGGTGAGTTGCGAACCAGGGCCAGCTTCAAAGGCATGTCCGAGATTTCTCTCGATGTCTTTTATGCACGTGCGAAGACCAGGTTGTGGGAGAAGATGGAGCGCCTGCGCGGGGTTCCAAACCTGAAGATGGCGGACTTTGGAACACGACGCAGGCATAGCTTTTTATGGCAGGAGTACGCCGTCAACGTATGCCGCAAAGCACTCGGAGAAAACTTTACCGGAACTTCGAATACTTACCTCGCCTACAAGCACGATATGGAAGCCATCGGTACCAACGCGCATGAAATTCCGATGGCGCTGGCCGCGATGGCTCCGGATGACGACGCACTTAAGGCATCTCAATACCGCGTGCTGGAGTTGTGGCAGAAGACCTATCAGGGCGAGTTGCTGATTATGCTGCCTGACACCTTTGGCACAACGCAATTTCTCAAAGATGCGCCGGCCTGGGCCGCGGATTGGACAGGACAGCGTATTGACAGCAAGAACCCGTACATCGCCGGCGATGAATATATCCAATGGCTGCAACAGAGAGGACGCGATCCGCAGAATAAGCTCATCATTGCGTCGGATGGGCTCGATGTAGATGTGATCCTCGGCCTGCACGCTTACTTCTCCGGAACGATACAGCCCGGAGCAACACCGGCAGATTTCCGCTCCGCTGCCGATTTTCATGACCCGGCAAAGTGGTCGCCCGGAAGAAGAATTCGCTTCAGCGCTGGTTGGGGAACCTTGCTCACGAACGACTTTCGCGGGTGCGATCCTGATGGGAACCGAGGCTTCGAACCCATCAGTCTCATCTGCAAGATGACTGCTGCGGATGGACATCCGGCCGTGAAACTCTCCGATAACTACGCCAAATCCACGGGCGAGCCCGAGGAGATCGAACGCTACCGGCGTGTATTCGGCACGATGGGAGTCGAGAACATTCCCGTAGAAGTCTGACGGAACCTCAATGAATAGCCGGCGCGGATGGCGGCAGCTCACCCGTTGGCCACGTTCCCGGCGCGGCCGACATAGTAAGCACCAACCGACCACCACCCGCGATCTCCGCGTGCCGCAGCCAGGCACGATTCAGCGGTTCCCCATTTAGTTCTGCCGCGGTTACATATTTGTTTGTGGCAGATACATTCTTCGTTTCAATCACGAATCTCTTATCGTCCGCCAGGTGCAGCGTTGTCTGCGGAAGACTCGGGCTTCCAATCAGGTACACATCCTGCCCTGCGTTGGGGAAAATACCTATCAGCCCAAAGGCGTACCACGATGACATCGCGCCTGAATCGTCATTGCCGGGCAGGCCCTTCCGTCCTGCATGAAAACTCACCGCGAGAATCTCCCGCACCCGCTCCGCAGCCTTGTCATGCCGTCCGGCCCAGATGTAAAGATAGGGGCTCAGAAATCCTGGCTCGTTGCCAACGTCGTAGGGTCCCGGAACAGTGAAGAATGCGTCCAGCCTGTTCACGAATCTCTGTGCCCCACCTGACTTCTCGATAAGCCGCGCCACGTTCTGTGGCACAAAGAGAGAGTAAGTCCAGGAATTACCCTCATAGAATGTCTTGCCGCCCCAACTGCAACCCTCGATGGCAGTAAATGGCGTCAGCCAGCTGCCATCGCGATGCCTT
Proteins encoded in this region:
- a CDS encoding Nramp family divalent metal transporter, with protein sequence MTFLKRWKVRLLLFLAVLGPGFITANVDNDAGGILTYSQAGAQFGYTLLWTILPITLALIVVQEMCARMGVVTGKGLSDLIREEFGLRVTFIVMVLLVIVNFGNVIAEFSGIAGSLQLFHVSKYLSVPACAALVWYVVVKGDYKSTEKIFLVASLVYIAYIFAGVLSGPSWHEAILSTVKLPPSTMWHERTYVYMVIGVIGTTIAPWMQFYLQASIVEKGISIRSYAACRLDVIVGSFFTDIVAWFIIVACAATLFVHGLGAIQVPADAAEAMKPLAGPYAFLLFAFGLFNASLFAASILPLSTAYTVCEGLGLESGVDKSFKEAPFFYWLYTLLIAGGAAIVLIPNFPMVKIVILSQVLNGVLLPVVIILMLMLINRKDLMGEHVNSKWFNAIAWLTAIIVIGLSIAMLFTAAGT
- a CDS encoding (deoxy)nucleoside triphosphate pyrophosphohydrolase; translation: MQDNETHNGYAVGNKQVRLVVAALILREDRVLVCQRRPDQPMALKWEFPGGKIEAGESPEQALKRELEEELGIDATIGERIIQLRHTYRSGGAVDLQFFAVRNFAGELTNRIFHDLRWCQLKDLPSYDFLAADRSLIRDLAAGKLL
- a CDS encoding haloacid dehalogenase-like hydrolase, whose translation is MISVQNTGVVQLSDAELLDTTLAMKPAVAVFDCDGTLWSGDAGYGFMVWSLDQGLVSRNASDWIDSRYRLYRSGGVSELEMCGEMVQIYAGLREEEIRRAAAEYFRTHIGDDIFPTMRIVVERLRSLGTAIWAVSSTNNWVIEEGMKVFQIPPERILAARVKVKDGIITSDLMDVPTDEGKQLALERAGISDPDAVFGNSIHDVAMLRIAKHPFAVNPSVELVQVATSSGWPVFYPASASKG
- a CDS encoding alpha-galactosidase; protein product: MLQTQQTTLQLAAGEHAPRVVSLKTGRSAAWINGASETPIAFVDMDGRSVPLQWRLNRGASHSDPQHVVFVYESASPHLRLSWEWKAAAASGPIEHSIHIENLSTREIQIPLQDSFRFEWHVGPGVALEHLYVDKGAGKPSAIGTHHLAVPVGYRWKGTSSSYARDGETEIIPWFMVERASSSGDGWYVGVEFSGRTRLSLQREGNFIRGAAGLNPDPGPFRTRLLPSESFDAPTVFVGGFSGGRDGLGNVLRPWVRQVLTNPVTWQDPHYPLLTNNSWGSGMQVNEELSHRMIRDSAELGLEMFHLDAGWFRGVGDWYPDEKKFPHGLAALSEEAHKSGLKFGIWVDWAQAGVSTEAEALNVHNPKTRDWLVADAPADWKPDEFVGRTTDLGLPAARDYAQREVMRIVREYRLDMLEHDGYVVAKNCARSDHPHMAQAPPSMSSVNGSGINMPDTANSTDVNYHAVRAYYDIYSHLRREHPELLLEICNDGGRMVDFGSAAHGDYFSITDSYDPLSNRQAFYDTSQVLPAAMLEDYVQKWPTPTIENFRYMLRSGMMGWLTIMQDTNAWTPSQHDTAKQEFALYKNELRPLIRDANLYHISQRPDGVHWDGIEYFDPRRGDGVVYAFRGSGPDEDRHSFVLQGLRPDRRYSLRFQDHTSADRTATGAELLQHGLGVSLPEGNSSELIHLRELAD
- a CDS encoding fumarylacetoacetate hydrolase family protein codes for the protein MKLIRFGNLNEERPGLLTDDGRRIDLSGHFEDWNPTFFRRRGLAALSDLLAQTDPSQFAVVDEAVRHGSPVARPGKVICVGLNYSDHAAEAGMALPKEPILFMKGSNTVVGPYDNILIPRRSTKTDWEVELGIIIGKDARYLNSVVEAPDYIAGYCVSHDVSEREFQLERGGQWTKGKSCDTFNPLGPALITPEEIPDVRSLAMSLSVNGERRQSGNTGTMIFDVYTLVYYISQFMTLEAGDLISTGTPPGVGMGMKPPQFLKAGDIVELSIDGLGSQRQVCMAEPLS